In the Malania oleifera isolate guangnan ecotype guangnan chromosome 1, ASM2987363v1, whole genome shotgun sequence genome, one interval contains:
- the LOC131145471 gene encoding zinc finger BED domain-containing protein RICESLEEPER 2-like, which yields MDYGLETVPEEKIELAKLFQDQLYINMVDQEKHWLDVSKSASSFYALCRSAPHDACPHAVALLPLHQSHWTTSRSRQIPSGLFESSAARLSRVQPLVSVLSVSDSQPPARRANSNPYIKGKMSNDLPIEVEVPNLEDAIMTQANSQHQPSNPSMTKGSKATLTNWKFDQEAIRKALSYMLTVDELPFKFVENVGFKHLMKVACPRFRIPSRWTISRDCYDLYMEESHKGEEIGMAIERCLFDWGVDNVFTMTVDNASSNDVAIAYIKRKVSNWRKDICGGKFLHMRCIAHIINLVVQDGLKEMGDSVARVRDVVRYVRHSPARLKNFKRCAKVEKVECKKMLCLDVNTRWNSTYLMLDTAQRYEMAFERFRDEDPSFRIELETRDGIPSSFDWEQVRKFVMFLEHFYELTIRVSSSLCKLGFVQYALSIMYEGDKGLLVGKKVQDTTFELFAEYKKLSQSKNEESNRSETSSSTCSTGQGEAVERKFKVLYQKYKTQIGGEDNKSELDRYLGEDCEKDVEGFDILEWWRLNSQRFPVLSHMVHDVLVVSISTVVSESAFSIGGRVLDAFRSSLTPKIVQDLICTQDWMRGSHTPIKVEEDIYDLENLEKELSKVALESTIGE from the exons TTTTTATGCGCTCTGCCGATCTGCCCCGCACGACGCATGCCCGCATGCCGTAGCTCTCCTGCCTCTCCATCAGAGTCATTGGACCACCTCTCGGAGTCGGCAAATCCCCTCTGGCCTCTTCGAGTCTTCGGCAGCTCGGCTCTCCAGAGTCCAGCCTCTCGTCTCGGTCCTCAGCGTCTCAGACTCTCAGCCACCAGCTCGCCGTGCAAACTCGAACCCCT atATTAAAGGGAAAATGAGCAATGACTTGCCTATAGAGGTGGAGGTGCCAAACTTGGAGGATGCAATAATGACGCAAGCTAATTCCCAACATCAGCCTTCAAATCCCAGTATGACAA AGGGCTCAAAGGCAACTCTTACAAATTGGAAATTTGACCAAGAGGCAATTCGAAAGGCATTATCTTACATGCTTACTGTTGATGAATTGCCttttaaatttgtagagaatGTGGGATTCAAACATCTTATGAAAGTTGCATGCCCTCGTTTTCGAATTCCATCAAGATGGACAATTTCTAGGGATTGTTATGACCTTTACATGGAAGAGAG TCATAAAGGTGAAGAGATAGGTATGGCCATTGAGAGGTGTTTGTTTGACTGGGGAGTTGATAATGTGTTTACAATGACTGTAGATAATGCAAGTTCAAATGACGTTGCAATTGCCtacataaaaagaaaagtttcaaattggagAAAAGACATTTGTGGAGGCAAATTCTTGCACATGAGGTGCATTGCACatataattaacctagttgtgcaAGATGGTTTGAAAGAAATGGGGGATTCAGTTGCTCGTGTTAGAGACGTAGTCAGATATGTTAGGCATTCACCTGCTAGGTTGAAAAATTTCAAGCGTTGCGCAAAAGTAGAAAAAGTAGAATGCAAAAAGATGTTATGCCTAGATGTTAACACTCGATGGAATTCTACTTATCTAATGCTAGACACAGCTCAAAGATATGAAATGGCTTTTGAAAGGTTTAGGGATGAAGATCCTTCATTTAGAATTGAGCTTGAGACTAGGGATGGCATACCAAGTAGTTTTGATTGGGAACAAGTTAGaaaatttgtgatgtttttgGAACACTTCTATGAACTCACTATACGAGTTTCAAGTTCTTT ATGTAAGTTGGGATTTGTGCAATATGCTCTTTCTATTATGTATGAAGGTGACAAAGGTTTATTGGTGGGGAAAAAGGTTCAGGATACAACATTTGAATTGTTTGCTGAGTATAAAAAGTTGtcacaatctaaaaatgaagaatcaaatagAAGTGAAACTTCAAGCTCGACTTGCTCCACTGGTCAAGGTGAAGCAGTagaacgaaagttcaaagttttgtATCAAAAGTACAAGACTCAAATTGGAGGTGAAGATAATAAATCAGAGTTGGATAGGTATTTGGGGGAGGATTGTGAAAAGGACGTGGAGGgctttgatattttggagtggtggAGGTTAAATAGTCAAAGGTTTCCCGTCCTTTCACATATGGTTCATGATGTTTTAGTAGTATCCATCTCTACAGTTGTTTCAGAGTCTGCTTTTAGCATAGGGGGGCGTGTTCTCGATGCCTTTAGGAGTTCTTTGACTCCTAAAATTGTTCAAGATCTTATTTGTACACAAGATTGGATGCGGGGTTCACACACTCCAATTAAGGTTGAAGAAGACATATATgaccttgaaaatctagaaaaag AGTTGTCAAAGGTTGCATTGGAGTCCACAATTGGGGAATAA
- the LOC131145543 gene encoding uncharacterized protein LOC131145543, producing MSEVRHELAETRTAITLDLGVIFEALRVCIPCSLETFVFPIFGPPATTPGPLVSLAPPYLPTHQLPSLHPSPVSAPATASEGEAQSLASPQDAPTPASPLAALAKPPTTPVDIPSSPVTTTKILEVVAPMDVPLTAVHSTKLAAILSSLVAASAPPAEEGVLPDLPPIFLMRTALILPVDVSFPLVPLSIVTPPIPGLRCVMSNLSMAIVISMITKSSAPTTRTSSIAAPAAPISHAQPPAPTPPPPAPTASIPLATPASLESPALSSSFSEDDVTALSLPSDAAPRSNVSTPSDDSGDLGVNDSDDDAGGSTEEEY from the exons ATGTCAGAGGTGCGACATGAGTTGGCAGAGACAAGGACTGCAATCACCCTCGATTTGGGGGTCATATTTGAGGCACTCAGAGTCTGCATCCCATGTTCTTTAGAGACATTTGTCTTTCCAATATTTGGACCTCCAGCTACAACCCCTGGACCCTTAGTTTCTCTAGCTCCTCCATATTTGCCTACCCATCAGTTGCCATCTCTACATCCTTCACCA GTTTCTGCACCAGCAACTGCATCCGAGGGCGAGGCACAGTCCCTCGCGAGTCCTCAGGATGCCCCTACTCCCGCGAGTCCTCTAGCTGCCCTTGCTAAACCACCTACCACACCAGTTGATATACCATCATCTCCAGTTACAACCACTAAGATTCTGGAGGTGGTTGCACCTATGGATGTGCCACTCACTGCTGTGCATTCTACCAAGCTAGCCGCTATTCTGTCGTCCCTGGTTGCAGCCTCAGCACCTCCAGCAGAGGAGGGTGTCCTTCCAGACCTTCCTCCAATATTTCTTATGAGAACCGCCCTCATCTTGCCTGTAGATGTCTCATTTCCTTTAGTGCCTCTTTCCATTGTTACACCTCCTATTCCTGGCCTGCGATGTGTGATGTCAAATCTGTCAATGGCCATAGTCATCAGCATGATAACCAAATCATCTGCCCCCACCACTAGGACATCCTCCATTGCTGCACCTGCAGCTCCAATCTCTCACGCACAACCTCCTGCACCCACTCCACCACCACCTGCTCCTACTGCTAGCATACCACTTGCCACTCCAGCATCACTCGAGTCACCGGCTTTGTCTAGTAGTTTTTCAGAGGATGATGTGACTGCTTTAAGCCTGCCTTCTGATGCGGCTCCCAGGTCTAATGTGAGCACCCCTTCTGATGATTCTGGGGATCTGGGGGTCAATGACTCCGATGATGACGCAGGTGGATCTACTGAGGAGGAGTACTAA